A single region of the Babesia bovis T2Bo apicoplast, complete genome genome encodes:
- a CDS encoding Ribosomal protein S2 family protein encodes MILNFNILLKNYLHISNIRKLTKKTNNLYKIIDNCYIINILHTAVSLYKLYKIIFLLSKNKSYITLINTTKLNTNKFIYYLTKFTNSNCINTSWINGTLTNKTVIQNLIIIHLFISKLCELDNEIDMPLITKLKKLKIKYNFTKYLKNISCSKFVFILNLDSNILAVKECNSKNKFTMGVCDLNFNTLLTDLNILSNNVNFKSINFFIKFIISPIIRGSVN; translated from the coding sequence ATGATTTTAAATTTTAATATATTACTAAAAAATTATTTACATATAAGTAACATACGTAAACTAACTAAAAAAACAAATAATCTATATAAAATAATAGATAATTGTTACATCATAAATATATTACACACAGCTGTAAGTTTATACAAACTTTACAAGATAATATTTTTATTAAGTAAAAATAAATCTTATATAACACTTATAAATACAACAAAACTTAATACTAATAAATTTATTTATTATTTAACTAAATTTACAAATAGTAACTGTATAAATACTTCATGGATAAACGGTACATTAACTAATAAAACTGTTATACAAAATCTTATAATTATACATTTATTTATATCAAAGTTATGTGAACTTGATAACGAAATAGACATGCCTCTAATAACTAAGTTGAAAAAACTTAAAATAAAATATAACTTTACTAAATATTTAAAAAATATATCATGTTCTAAATTTGTATTCATACTTAATCTAGATTCTAATATATTAGCAGTTAAAGAATGTAACTCTAAAAATAAATTTACAATGGGAGTTTGTGATTTAAATTTTAATACTCTACTGACAGATTTAAATATTTTAAGCAACAATGTTAATTTTAAATCTATAAATTTTTTTATTAAGTTCATTATATCCCCTATTATAAGAGGAAGCGTGAACTAA
- a CDS encoding putative integral membrane protein, with translation MKLTQYSNEQNYSLEKNIKLKQKTKTNTNNKLNSVYSYFIHPYLISRKNKPKSNIIKTKETNLNKIDKLFEGRYPETKETMDLYKYLSILKYTLNTYTNVTLYNVDVLNIEKSVNNLCYSSDSKFKKGLIAFPLSLYDVSNVNNYIYYIQKYTYINNNKNNYRSSFISLFYYFIGLFLAIFSLYSYNNIKILYSNLIIIVSKLSSFIIFNKIHKIELKYTKIESIKFISIINNSFLLASTTKLIKYNPYLTGLTRYTMYTSCILSKLSFRETLRTLKSVITHNKVDWCVDIKSNLITSNFIPVGSGWYRYFQNKTHNDFKF, from the coding sequence ATGAAATTAACACAATATAGTAACGAACAAAACTATAGTTTAGAAAAAAATATAAAACTTAAACAAAAAACAAAAACCAACACTAACAATAAACTTAATAGTGTATATAGCTATTTTATACACCCCTACTTAATAAGCAGAAAAAATAAACCAAAATCAAACATAATTAAAACAAAAGAAACAAATTTAAATAAAATAGATAAATTATTTGAGGGTAGGTACCCAGAAACTAAAGAAACAATGGACTTGTACAAGTATTTAAGTATTTTAAAATACACACTAAATACTTATACTAATGTAACACTTTACAATGTAGATGTTTTAAACATAGAAAAAAGCGTAAATAACTTATGTTATTCTAGTGATTCTAAATTTAAAAAAGGATTAATAGCATTTCCTTTAAGTCTATATGATGTGTCAAATGTTAACAATTATATATATTATATACAAAAATACACCTATATAAATAATAATAAAAATAATTATAGATCTTCTTTTATATCTTTATTTTATTATTTTATAGGATTATTTTTAGCTATATTTTCACTATATTCTTATAATAACATAAAAATATTGTATTCCAATTTAATAATTATAGTTTCGAAATTATCAAGCTTTATAATATTTAATAAAATACATAAAATTGAGTTAAAATATACTAAAATAGAAAGTATTAAATTCATAAGTATAATAAATAATTCTTTTTTATTAGCCTCTACAACAAAATTAATAAAGTATAATCCTTATTTAACTGGTCTTACAAGATACACTATGTATACTTCTTGTATTTTATCTAAATTAAGTTTTAGGGAAACATTAAGAACTTTAAAAAGTGTTATAACTCATAATAAAGTTGATTGGTGTGTAGATATTAAATCTAATTTAATAACATCTAATTTTATACCTGTAGGGTCCGGATGGTATAGATATTTTCAAAATAAAACTCATAATGATTTTAAATTTTAA
- a CDS encoding RNA polymerase Rpb1 domain 5 family protein: protein MPNKINKTLKLLSIVELSHLEKHLQELVNISFEYSSIFPFNYNLNSFKFTPLYNIHISTKNIHNFNYLLNLYIEKDNFMSMLFCFTKLKAKLTLNQLLQILTIKGTSSITENCTYLLSNLYYGLNLKDFIYSSFSARNSIIDSSLNTAESGYLTRRLIESLRNVYIKNLYCKTLYKCINYKKNNKQINIPFLCLNNKSVCLKCSDLDYKDISLSGYCKGTISAQALGEPSTQMLLRTFHLGDKPALNSLATEVMYDTSYVEAVFEPLKLDYFAIINVNYNNLSVSNLLFNTYYLHKNNIFNIASTMCFSFAFINCIKILNNVWCMIDCYNKTFNKNITPAKYVKNLFKIKKYFLI, encoded by the coding sequence ATGCCTAATAAAATTAATAAAACTTTAAAATTATTATCTATTGTAGAATTATCACATTTAGAAAAACATTTACAAGAATTAGTAAATATATCTTTCGAATACTCTTCAATTTTTCCATTTAATTACAATTTAAATAGCTTTAAATTTACACCTTTGTATAATATACATATAAGTACAAAAAATATACATAATTTTAATTATTTATTAAATTTATACATTGAAAAAGATAATTTTATGTCTATGTTGTTTTGTTTTACAAAATTAAAAGCAAAACTTACATTAAATCAATTATTACAAATTTTAACTATTAAAGGAACTTCTTCTATAACAGAAAATTGTACTTATTTATTAAGTAACCTATACTACGGACTAAATTTAAAAGATTTTATTTATTCTTCTTTTTCTGCTAGAAATAGTATAATAGACAGCAGCCTTAATACAGCAGAATCTGGATATTTAACTAGAAGATTAATAGAAAGTTTAAGAAATGTTTATATTAAAAATCTTTATTGTAAAACTTTATACAAATGTATAAACTATAAAAAAAACAATAAACAAATAAATATTCCTTTTTTATGCTTAAATAATAAATCTGTTTGTTTAAAATGTTCCGATTTAGATTATAAAGATATAAGTCTTTCTGGGTACTGTAAAGGTACTATAAGTGCCCAAGCGTTAGGAGAGCCTAGTACTCAGATGCTATTAAGAACTTTTCACTTAGGAGATAAGCCAGCTTTAAATAGCCTCGCTACAGAAGTTATGTATGATACAAGTTATGTAGAAGCCGTATTTGAACCTTTAAAATTAGATTATTTTGCTATAATTAATGTAAATTATAATAATTTATCGGTTTCTAATTTGTTATTTAATACTTATTACTTACATAAAAATAATATTTTTAATATAGCTAGTACAATGTGTTTTTCATTTGCGTTTATAAATTGTATAAAAATTTTAAATAATGTTTGGTGCATGATAGATTGTTATAACAAAACTTTTAATAAAAATATAACACCTGCAAAATATGTTAAAAATCTTTTTAAAATTAAAAAATATTTTTTAATATAA
- a CDS encoding RNA polymerase Rpb1 domain 2 family protein — protein sequence MKQYKNIEVSFLNYNDILNKIVRVDNEEFIISLVYNSSPYLHKRIRYRDGGILCEKIFGYRYICHSKTCNKVLKFNENRIKNSSCYYCGKAMKFNNEREGRYGAIFLYFPICNPINIKNLSDLFKLFKKFNEFDKYNVYYGECYRAPTAPCEEQLSASDFERFFNRFYNFINFLYEFCKILKLFKTKLFRKKSYKSKIFSDNIHIIKHIQNNHFTEYFVILMPVIPINLRENLGKINNKKIDSKFNYIYRFLLNANNTVLNRPKHKYNLKSIAMLFFTAKTLITYTLFLDAYPDSNNIYNRLHGKYGLFRQKLLGFRVDCSGRSVIVPGPDLHISYVGLPSNMLHKFSLTYKDYEDENKKKLRKKIKKFRRSILKLYDPNLKTISRKKARKLSNRCLLSCDLFDNTIDNTVIVNRAPTLHKMNTQSFHPLMAEGRAVKFTPICCAGYNADFDGDQMGVFSIIFKNSLIEAQLLTRPMINLYSPTNKKNIFNLTQGALLGKYTLTAYNYTNCLSTSVIACNNAVLVELSFNNFYVNSPYTLRHYKRFYKTTIGRQLTSFKVDFKRKQS from the coding sequence ATGAAACAATATAAAAATATAGAAGTATCTTTTTTAAATTACAACGACATACTAAATAAAATAGTAAGAGTGGACAACGAAGAATTTATAATAAGCTTAGTATATAATTCGTCTCCTTATTTACACAAAAGAATAAGATACAGAGACGGAGGAATATTGTGTGAAAAAATATTCGGATATCGTTATATATGTCATAGTAAAACATGTAACAAAGTATTGAAGTTTAATGAAAATAGAATAAAAAATTCTTCTTGTTATTATTGTGGAAAAGCTATGAAATTTAATAATGAAAGAGAAGGACGTTATGGCGCTATATTTTTATACTTCCCTATATGTAACCCAATTAACATTAAAAACTTATCAGATTTATTTAAGTTATTTAAAAAATTTAATGAATTTGATAAATATAATGTATATTATGGTGAATGTTATAGAGCTCCTACAGCTCCATGTGAAGAACAACTTTCTGCAAGCGATTTTGAACGTTTTTTTAATAGATTTTACAATTTTATAAATTTTTTATACGAATTTTGTAAAATACTTAAACTATTTAAAACTAAACTATTTAGAAAAAAATCGTATAAAAGTAAAATTTTTTCAGACAATATACACATAATTAAACACATACAAAACAACCATTTCACAGAATATTTTGTGATTCTTATGCCTGTTATACCTATAAATTTAAGAGAAAATTTAGGAAAAATTAATAATAAAAAGATAGATTCTAAATTTAATTATATATATAGGTTTCTTTTGAACGCTAATAATACAGTTTTAAATCGTCCAAAACACAAATATAATTTAAAAAGTATAGCTATGTTATTTTTTACAGCTAAGACCCTTATAACATATACATTATTTTTAGATGCTTATCCGGATTCTAATAATATCTATAATAGACTACACGGTAAATATGGTTTATTTAGACAAAAATTACTTGGATTTAGAGTTGATTGTTCAGGTAGATCTGTTATAGTGCCTGGTCCAGATTTACATATATCTTATGTTGGTCTTCCATCAAACATGTTGCATAAATTTTCTTTAACTTACAAAGATTATGAAGATGAAAATAAAAAAAAACTAAGAAAAAAAATTAAAAAATTTAGAAGGTCTATATTAAAATTATATGATCCAAATCTAAAAACAATAAGTAGAAAAAAAGCAAGAAAACTATCTAATCGTTGCCTGTTGTCATGTGATTTATTTGACAATACAATAGATAATACTGTTATAGTTAATAGAGCCCCAACACTGCATAAGATGAATACTCAATCATTTCACCCTCTTATGGCAGAAGGAAGAGCTGTGAAATTCACACCTATATGTTGTGCAGGCTATAATGCTGACTTTGACGGAGATCAAATGGGTGTATTTTCTATTATATTTAAAAATTCTTTAATAGAGGCTCAACTTTTAACTAGACCTATGATTAATTTATATTCTCCTACTAATAAAAAGAATATATTTAATCTTACACAAGGGGCACTTTTAGGTAAATACACATTAACAGCGTACAATTATACTAATTGCTTATCTACGTCAGTAATAGCCTGCAATAACGCTGTTTTAGTAGAATTAAGTTTTAACAATTTTTATGTAAATAGTCCTTACACATTAAGACATTATAAACGTTTTTATAAAACAACAATAGGAAGACAACTAACATCTTTTAAAGTTGATTTTAAACGAAAACAAAGTTAA
- a CDS encoding RNA polymerase Rpb2 domain 6 family protein yields MFNVKDYNTIYKTYINYILNNIYTLFFDVVKYQKKLLKRNNYRVKVQNIKLYFNLLSIKSIDKINYNSYYLLSYSTMYYSFNVPLKFIFNDQSKSININYNILNIPKVDATGEILINGFNRTPVLHLKSIIKHTSTVQKKRLIKNYLINLTGFNYMHVSVSQNKYVYVKLNDLSKLDLSEVIKFNSIHKNFIKLTIFEIIEAINDKFYNDYNDNVINSFFTAYNKNCSYADIISVINKFINAVHKKITFINSDSFINKNVNSICDNMFNLIKKSLSTYHFTDPKKHILHVLDSKTKFSNIPLFRENFLLNPSLHYTNQLNLLSCVQNKFKLNIFGYSTSSTSTTFAIPKYLRQVQYFYLNFINILYTVDGEKCGILSTITTNTIEQNKKLKTVIINKQKFLNNIYLDQFSKNLNSITINNYNNLLKKSYNFKINHVEVIENGEFKIVKLDKHSSNSSLTFYNIFNITELLIPFLLNNDMCRSLMGSKMHTQAVPLIHSNPQYVYTKYNQITNLISNKCIISSTSGIIVLSTNYKITILDDNNRYVSYYLSPYNIHDYNYYTRYRPVVWEGEKSNIGTILAIPSDAANCEFTLGFNNFVNYSFYYGYEHEDAIVLNKNVAYNDMLTSLEFDIDDIDLSFKKKKYIETILIDNKKKIFKIIIRIISNLKKQKREALKRAVRRRKRRRKIKKIVIKSKKCLYSDQTDIKKLVKYECTQYSNFVRIGSNLNYANFKLFLVSINNINVGDKLCGRHGNKGTISKIIEIPESPYTSEDKLPNIITSPIGAASRMNVGQFIEGYIGNTCDIDNVRIKSPINLHSSDMYSSLYVKSVSNKINNRYVKLKSSQNAVSVFRDFKTGYKLKGFTHHVILYFFKLMHTSKSKFRYRCSSSKLVQYVHGESKEQKFGEMEVWSLEAHGASYNLKEMSLLKTNIKFVTEKIMYDYSNLLSKTFTDLIAELKAVLVSIKFNNKAYT; encoded by the coding sequence ATGTTTAACGTTAAAGATTATAATACTATATATAAAACTTATATAAACTATATTTTAAATAATATATATACGTTATTTTTTGATGTTGTAAAATATCAAAAAAAATTACTAAAACGTAATAACTATAGAGTAAAAGTACAAAATATTAAACTTTATTTTAATTTACTTTCAATAAAGTCTATAGATAAAATAAATTATAATAGCTATTATTTGCTTTCTTATAGTACAATGTACTACTCTTTTAATGTTCCATTAAAATTTATATTTAATGATCAGTCTAAAAGTATAAACATAAATTATAACATATTAAATATACCAAAAGTAGACGCAACAGGAGAAATACTTATTAATGGTTTTAATAGGACTCCAGTACTACATCTTAAATCTATTATAAAGCACACTTCTACAGTGCAAAAAAAAAGATTAATAAAAAATTATTTAATAAATTTAACAGGTTTTAACTATATGCATGTAAGCGTCTCACAAAATAAGTATGTATATGTTAAGTTAAATGATTTAAGTAAACTAGATTTAAGTGAGGTTATAAAATTTAACAGCATACATAAAAATTTTATAAAATTAACTATATTTGAAATAATTGAGGCTATAAACGATAAGTTTTATAACGATTATAATGATAATGTAATTAATTCATTTTTTACAGCTTATAATAAAAATTGTTCTTACGCGGATATTATTTCTGTAATAAATAAGTTTATAAATGCTGTACATAAAAAAATAACTTTTATTAATTCTGATAGTTTTATAAACAAAAATGTAAACAGTATATGCGATAACATGTTTAATTTAATTAAAAAATCACTTTCTACATATCATTTTACAGACCCTAAAAAGCATATACTACATGTATTAGACAGTAAAACTAAATTTTCAAATATACCTTTATTTAGAGAAAATTTTTTATTAAATCCTTCTTTGCACTACACTAATCAATTGAACTTGCTATCCTGTGTACAAAATAAGTTCAAACTTAATATATTTGGATATTCAACATCATCAACTAGTACAACTTTCGCTATCCCTAAATATTTAAGGCAAGTACAATATTTTTATTTAAATTTTATAAATATACTTTATACTGTTGACGGGGAAAAATGCGGAATACTTTCAACAATAACAACAAACACAATAGAACAAAATAAAAAATTAAAAACTGTTATTATAAATAAACAAAAATTTCTTAATAATATATATTTAGATCAATTTTCTAAAAATTTAAACAGTATAACAATAAATAACTATAATAACTTACTTAAAAAATCATATAATTTTAAAATAAATCATGTAGAAGTTATAGAAAATGGAGAATTTAAAATTGTAAAACTAGATAAACATAGTTCTAATTCTAGTTTAACATTTTACAATATTTTCAATATAACTGAATTATTAATCCCTTTTTTATTAAATAACGACATGTGTAGAAGTTTAATGGGATCAAAAATGCATACGCAAGCTGTTCCTCTTATACACTCAAATCCTCAATATGTGTATACAAAATATAACCAAATTACAAATTTAATATCTAATAAATGTATAATTTCTTCTACTAGTGGTATAATTGTATTATCTACAAATTATAAAATAACTATATTAGACGATAATAATAGATATGTTAGTTATTATTTATCGCCTTATAATATACACGATTATAATTATTATACACGCTATAGACCTGTGGTATGGGAAGGAGAAAAATCTAATATAGGTACTATATTAGCAATACCTTCAGATGCTGCAAATTGTGAATTTACTTTAGGATTTAATAATTTTGTTAATTATAGCTTTTATTACGGATACGAACATGAGGACGCTATCGTTTTAAATAAAAATGTAGCTTACAATGATATGTTAACTTCTTTAGAATTTGACATAGACGACATTGATTTAAGCTTTAAAAAAAAAAAATATATAGAAACAATATTAATAGACAATAAAAAAAAAATTTTTAAAATAATAATAAGAATTATATCAAACCTTAAAAAACAAAAACGTGAAGCCTTGAAAAGAGCAGTAAGAAGAAGAAAACGTAGAAGAAAAATAAAAAAAATTGTTATAAAATCTAAGAAATGTTTATATTCAGATCAAACTGATATTAAAAAATTAGTAAAATATGAATGTACTCAGTACTCTAATTTTGTAAGAATAGGAAGTAACTTAAATTATGCTAATTTTAAATTATTTTTAGTAAGCATAAATAATATAAATGTTGGAGACAAGTTATGTGGTAGACACGGAAATAAAGGTACTATATCTAAAATTATAGAAATTCCAGAATCTCCTTATACTTCTGAAGATAAACTACCTAACATTATAACAAGCCCTATAGGTGCAGCGTCTAGAATGAATGTAGGCCAGTTTATAGAGGGGTACATAGGAAATACATGTGATATAGATAATGTAAGAATAAAGTCTCCTATAAACTTACATAGTTCTGACATGTATTCATCTTTATATGTTAAATCTGTATCTAATAAAATAAATAATAGATATGTTAAACTTAAATCTAGTCAAAATGCTGTATCAGTTTTTAGAGATTTTAAAACAGGATATAAATTGAAAGGTTTTACTCATCATGTTATTTTATACTTTTTTAAGTTGATGCACACTTCTAAAAGTAAGTTCAGGTATAGATGCTCTTCTTCTAAATTGGTTCAATATGTGCACGGAGAAAGTAAAGAGCAAAAATTTGGTGAAATGGAAGTATGGTCTTTAGAGGCACATGGTGCTTCTTATAATTTAAAAGAAATGTCTTTATTAAAAACAAATATTAAATTTGTTACTGAAAAGATTATGTACGATTATAGTAATTTATTGTCAAAAACATTTACTGATCTAATAGCGGAACTTAAAGCAGTGTTAGTAAGCATTAAATTTAATAATAAAGCTTATACTTAA
- a CDS encoding AAA domain (Cdc48 subfamily) containing protein — translation MSYILKFLTKHYLYNVYDLINDYKNKSIYKLFIYKVVKKKKSYVVDVDSMVHMLQNIAHNTIYMVHDIVFKFIIDINNKTNTKTTNKILNKLTINFIKLFGDKYIEKIKFVKILGKILIVFYKYIDFLNLIKTSPTEFNNFITNYKNENIVIFIKEIDYNYKKSLDFLIKKNNLPYTSNLNTSIILEKKQYLTSYNNIEIQKFSNLYPTLTNNTKNYEQYINNLLAYIKNLCLINKKQDLNYINMYLYNYLKNNINLIEPVVKSINKSFYIPSKTKPLSSFLFCGPSGAGKTELAKIFTYSLFKSTKQLIKLNMSEYMEAHSISKILGSPPGYVGYNENNDFINKVKSMPNCVILFDEIEKAHKSINDLMLQLLEEGKLTAANGDVLTFNNSFIIFTSNLGCDNSLTFDNKNFYKNKILKSIKDFFRPEFLGRVNNMLIFDPVSLPMCLSILDNIIYKINLNNSFYFYDIDENLKNSFIKYSYNILYGLRPLYRINELLSNKTKEYLNRFKIVSCFNNKSILLENLDNISFKYCCNFYSSL, via the coding sequence ATGTCTTATATACTTAAATTTTTAACTAAACACTACCTATACAACGTTTATGATTTAATAAACGACTATAAGAATAAATCTATTTACAAACTTTTTATTTATAAAGTTGTAAAAAAAAAAAAATCATATGTTGTTGATGTAGATAGTATGGTGCATATGCTTCAAAATATAGCACATAATACTATTTATATGGTTCATGATATAGTTTTCAAATTTATAATAGATATAAATAATAAAACTAACACAAAAACAACTAATAAAATATTAAATAAATTAACTATTAACTTTATTAAACTTTTTGGCGACAAATACATTGAAAAAATAAAATTCGTTAAAATATTAGGAAAAATATTAATTGTTTTTTATAAGTATATTGATTTTTTAAATTTAATTAAAACCAGCCCCACAGAGTTTAATAATTTTATAACTAATTACAAAAATGAAAATATTGTAATATTTATAAAAGAAATAGATTATAACTATAAAAAATCTTTAGATTTTTTAATTAAAAAAAATAATTTACCATACACTAGCAACTTAAACACATCTATAATTTTAGAAAAAAAACAATATTTAACCTCATATAATAATATAGAAATACAAAAATTTTCAAATTTATACCCTACATTAACAAATAATACCAAAAATTACGAACAATACATAAATAATTTACTAGCGTATATTAAAAATTTATGTCTAATTAATAAAAAACAAGATTTAAATTATATTAATATGTATCTGTACAATTATTTAAAAAACAATATAAACCTTATAGAACCAGTTGTAAAGAGCATAAACAAGTCGTTTTACATACCTAGTAAAACAAAACCTTTAAGCAGTTTTCTGTTTTGTGGTCCTAGTGGGGCAGGTAAAACAGAATTGGCAAAAATTTTTACTTATAGTTTATTTAAATCTACTAAACAACTTATAAAGCTTAATATGAGTGAATATATGGAAGCTCATTCTATATCTAAAATATTAGGTTCTCCTCCAGGGTATGTTGGTTATAACGAAAATAATGATTTTATAAATAAAGTTAAATCTATGCCTAATTGTGTGATTTTATTTGATGAAATAGAAAAAGCACATAAATCTATAAACGATTTAATGCTTCAGCTATTAGAAGAAGGAAAATTGACGGCAGCTAACGGAGACGTTTTAACTTTTAATAATTCTTTCATCATATTTACAAGTAATTTAGGGTGCGATAATAGTTTAACTTTTGATAATAAAAATTTTTATAAAAATAAAATTTTAAAGTCAATAAAAGATTTCTTTAGACCTGAATTTTTAGGTAGAGTGAACAACATGTTAATATTCGACCCTGTTAGTTTACCTATGTGCCTTAGTATATTAGATAACATAATATATAAAATAAATTTAAATAATTCTTTTTATTTTTATGATATAGATGAAAATTTAAAAAATTCTTTTATTAAGTATTCTTATAACATACTTTATGGTTTAAGACCTTTATACAGGATAAATGAATTATTATCAAATAAGACAAAAGAGTATTTAAACAGATTCAAAATTGTTTCATGCTTTAATAATAAATCTATTTTATTGGAAAATTTAGATAATATAAGTTTTAAATATTGCTGTAATTTTTATAGCTCATTATAA